A genomic stretch from Leishmania donovani BPK282A1 complete genome, chromosome 36 includes:
- a CDS encoding aminopeptidase P1, putative, which translates to MLRRLRRAWCTAPAQRHSVPLTLGSTRWVGGSAAVAEEVSAQEYADRRRRFLECLPDNSIVLLPAADESLYSHDILWPHRQDSLWYHLFGMRVPMRRQLAPPSSAITEDVRITIAAFAKGMKGIPTQTLLCVPPVTTDTATLVWGSEAVPLSQYKRLLCADADGGMLSPCTHENVVTTNEVGTVCAAVRRLITDMAQQQVKEWAEHSGVELSTLSGGGGGEGVQAGRLLALGVLPRVFAAYPQQLRWDGRGYRLRQPAASMRLAKARDVADSTSVFRHPLEAFFSTLSAMPFVVHLPRPLPLATAAAPGQQPTCSVVAFRYSAVAGHTPGLVPSTANALPKRGRVPCPLRGRDSPAAVATASASADSEPDATMQLCLPVRRSDAYAWLYRQFKGPSQLRQHLRSARATEDAFLQLMYRAPATLSEHALHCAFQRAVCDISAHAGPAAQVRCAYIPVVASGVRGSEIHFTDNDGVAAPGDVVRVDAGVEVDGVPTDCARTLPIGSSRFPSSYVPLYEGLLQIQRKLLRCMKPGASVRDMARMHIDETRALLCLLGVDVRRAASSSATPSPCPHESATATSSPEQQVPLALVRSCFCAHLFGHFFGLDIHEELSSVSRPLPTAAAKEEVAQRQRPTPRILQGGMMHTVEPGVYVPSAQRAALFGLERAHLPIAFHGGVGVQIEDDVLVLPSPDGEDVDVCKGGEPLVRCPWSRGDYLQHALAAFHRYHGSGDAGLMPSLLVSVCDAHVPTVWGGCMTAATQNVLRFLFAQRVAMEGLPKAKASVETDVCAIQQQTFVPNPAYSNGPPVPHAAVSDWYPYSSIVLTATIPKDIALIEAVMRQ; encoded by the coding sequence ATGCTTCGTCGACTTCGTCGAGCATGGTGTACCGCACCAGCGCAAAGGCATAGTGTGCCGCTCACGTTGGGCTCGACGCGCTGGGTCGGTGGCTCAGCCGCAGTAGCTGAAGAAGTGAGCGCGCAGGAGTACGCGGACCGGCGCAGGCGGTTCCTGGAGTGCCTCCCAGATAATTCGATTGTTCTTCTTCCCGCCGCCGATGAATCGCTATACAGCCACGATATCCTGTGGCCGCATCGTCAAGACTCCTTGTGGTACCACCTGTTTGGCATGCGCGTCCCGATGCGGCGTCAGCTCGCCCCGCCTTCGTCGGCGATCACCGAGGATGTACGGATCACCATCGCGGCCTTTGCCAAGGGCATGAAGGGCATCCCCACGCAAACCCTCCTCTGTGTGCCGCCCGTCACGACAGACACAGCGACGCTGGTGTGGGGATctgaggcggtgccgctcagTCAGTACAAACGTCTTCTCTGCGCGGATGCTGATGGTGGTATGCTGTCGCCTTGCACGCACGAGAACGTGGTCACGACGAACGAAGTGGGCACCGTCTGCGCGGCGGTTCGCCGGCTTATCACAGACatggcacagcagcaggtaAAGGAATGGGCAGagcacagcggcgtcgagCTATCAACGTTgtcgggaggaggaggaggagaaggggtgcAGGCAGGGAGGCTTCTTGCGCTGGGCGTCCTGCCGAGAGTGTTCGCGGCGTATCCGCAACAGCTACGCTGGGATGGAAGAGGCTACCGCCTTCGCCAGCCAGCGGCATCGATGCGGCTCGCAAAAGCGCGGGATGTAGCCGACAGCACCTCTGTCTTTCGCCATCCACTTGAGGCTTTCTTCTCCACGTTGAGCGCGATGCCCTTTGTGGTGCACCTGCCACGTCCACTCCCTCTtgcaaccgcagcagcaccagggcagcagccgacCTGCAGCGTAGTCGCCTTCCGCTACTCGGCAGTTGCGGGTCACACCCCTGGTCTTGTGCCCAGCACCGCCAATGCGCTACCTAAGCGAGGCCGCGTGCCCTGCCCCCTACGAGGACGTGATTCtccggctgccgtcgccaccgcatcCGCAAGCGCTGACAGCGAGCCGGATGCCACGATGCAGCTCTGCCTGCCCGTTCGTCGCAGTGATGCATACGCGTGGCTGTACCGGCAGTTCAAAGGCCCATCACAGCTACGGCAGCACCTTCGCAGTGCCCGCGCAACAGAGGATGCTTTTCTGCAGCTCATGTACCGCGCCCCCGCGACACTGTCGGAGCACGCGCTGCACTGTGCGTTTCAGCGTGCCGTGTGCGACATTAGCGCGCACGCCGGGCCAGCTGCCCAGGTACGATGCGCGTACATCCCCGTCGTGGCAagcggcgtgcgcggcagcgaaaTCCACTTCACCGACAACGACGGTGTGGCCGCACCGGGTGACGTTGTGCGCGTGGACGCCGGTGTGGAGGTGGACGGCGTCCCCACGGACTGCGCGCGGACACTGCCGATAGGCAGTTCACGCTTTCCCTCCTCGTACGTGCCGCTGTACGAGGGATTGCTCCAGATTCAGCGCAAGCTGCTCCGGTGCATGAAGCCTGGGGCTTCGGTCCGTGACATGGCTCGGATGCACATCGACGAAACGCGGGCGTTGCTTTGCTTGCTTGGGGTCGATGTGCGTCGTGCAGCATCCTCGTCAGCCACGCCAAGCCCGTGCCCCCACGAGTCGGCTACTGCAACCTCGTCGCCGGAGCAGCAGGTACCGCTTGCCCTGGTGCGCTCCTGCTTCTGTGCTCACTTGTTCGGCCATTTCTTCGGCCTCGACATCCATGAGGAGCTAAGTAGCGTTTCGCGGCCACTcccaacggcagcggcaaaggAAGaggtcgcgcagcggcagcggccgacTCCGCGCATCCTGCAAGGGGGCATGATGCACACTGTTGAGCCTGGCGTCTACGTGCCGAGCGCACAAAGAGCGGCCCTCTTCGGCCTCGAGAGGGCGCACTTACCGATCGCGTTTCACGGTGGCGTTGGCGTGCAAATCGAAGACGACGTTCTCGTCTTGCCTTCCCCCGATGGCGAGGACGTCGATGTATGCAAAGGTGGAGAGCCTCTGGTGCGCTGTCCGTGGAGCCGTGGGGACTACCTCCAGCACGCCCTCGCTGCCTTTCATCGCTaccacggcagcggagacgcAGGGTTGATGCCCTCCCTGCTAGTGTCTGTGTGCGACGCGCATGTGCCCACAGTATGGGGGGGATGCATGACTGCCGCTACGCAAAATGTGTTGCGCTTCCTGTTTGCCCAGCGCGTGGCTATGGAAGGGTTACCAAAGGCGAAGGCTTCCGTGGAAACGGACGTGTGCGCCATACAGCAGCAGACATTTGTTCCGAATCCAGCGTACTCAAACGGGCCACCAGTGCCACACGCAGCAGTCTCGGACTGGTACCCGTACTCGAGCATCGTCTTGACAGCCACTATCCCGAAGGACATTGCGCTTATAGAAGCTGTCATGCGGCAGTGA
- a CDS encoding G-actin binding protein, putative, whose amino-acid sequence MPVPPPPPPPPPPPPPPPPANAGGPSASVGGAAAAVFAEICQGGDNITARLRHVTDDQKMYKQNVRHGEVDMSELEHKKAAAEERRRAQQQTERTTGEEAAQPPVLTLEGDKRWVVKYQAGSPAEQLQLELDKAEMRHAVRIENCHHAYITITNKVNSVSIVNCTKVQVALQVIVSSLEVLSCADVDVQVAQAAPTIDIERSTSVNVYLLDKDEARNTEIVTACSSTVNVLFPSEKDEDIVERAIPEQFVTRIVPDGKGGHKLCTKPSESF is encoded by the coding sequence ATGCCGgtcccaccgccaccgcctccaccgcctccgcctccaccgccgccgccgccggccaACGCCGGAGGGCCCAGCGCCAGCgttggcggtgctgccgccgccgtctttgCAGAGATCTGCCAAGGCGGTGACAACATCACCGCGCGTCTGCGTCACGTGACGGATGACCAAAAGATGTACAAACAGAACGTTCGGCATGGTGAAGTCGACATGAGTGAGCTGGAGCACAAAAAAGCAGCCGCCGAGGAACGTCGtcgcgcacagcagcaaacCGAGCGCACCAccggagaggaggcggcgcagccgccggtgCTGACGTTAGAGGGGGACAAGCGGTGGGTCGTCAAGTACCAAGCCGGCAGTccagcggagcagctgcagttgGAGCTCGACAAGGCAGAGATGCGCCACGCCGTTCGTATCGAGAATTGCCATCACGCCTACATCACGATCACCAACAAGGTTAATTCCGTGAGTATCGTCAACTGCACCAAGGTGCAGGTGGCTCTGCAGGTCATCGTGTCCTCGCTCGAGGTGCTCAGCTGCGCTGACGTCGACGTGCAagtggcgcaggcggcgccaACCATCGACATTGAGCGCTCGACGAGTGTGAACGTATACTTGCTGGACAAAGATGAGGCGCGCAACACCGAGATCGTCACGGCGTGCAGCTCCACCGTCAACGTTCTCTTCCCCTCGGAGAAGGACGAGGACATTGTTGAGCGTGCCATTCCGGAGCAGTTCGTCACGCGCATCGTTCCGGACGGCAAGGGAGGCCACAAGCTCTGTACGAAGCCAAGTGAATCCTTCTAA
- a CDS encoding isoleucyl-tRNA synthetase, putative, with translation MAGEGQQQQQQDPPAGQQGVPVTNYPDVLDFSKMEEEVLAMWREKDCFRTSMKLSEGRQPFSFYDGPPFATGLPHYGHILAGTIKDMVTRFAYQTNHHVIRRFGWDCHGLPVEYEIDKMLGIKTSHDVAKLGIDKYNDECKKIVTRYVDEWRKTVERVGRWIDFDNDYKTMHLTYMESIWWVFSQLWEKKMVYRGFRVMPYSTACTTPLSNFEANSNYKEVSDLAVTVAFQARADPNTYFLAWTTTPWTLPSNLSLCVHPELDYVKVLDNKSKRHYWLAEARLAEVYPKKDSKKASKAKDVDNAAEADAAPYTVVEKVKGAQLVGEKYVPLFPYFESSMSATAFRVISGTYVTTDAGTGIVHQAPAFGEDDYQACLDAGIFEKGGKFVCPVDENGMFTSEVTDFAGKYVKAADPEIIKALETKGHLFHKASIVHSYPFCWRSDTPLIYKAVESWFVNVEAFRDRLIECNDKTYWVPDFVKTRRFSNWLAEARDWNVSRNRYWGTPMPVWHSEDWEEVVCISSIKQLEELSGVTGITDIHRQFVDDITIPSKRPGMPPLKRVPMVFDCWFESGSMPYAQEHFPFENQEKFKSLFPADFVSEGLDQTRGWFYTLLVLGVALFDVSPFRNVAVSGLVLAEDGKKMSKRLKNYPEPKVVIDTYGADALRMYMISSPVVRAEPLRFREAGVKAVVKDILLPLFNAAKFFISNTNYCTAAGGQVSLQVRSTNEMDRWILASCQSLLRYVKAEMRLYHLYNVVPGILRFVGDLSNWYVRMNRRRMKNATDSEDRSQALSTMLYLLFSVSRIVGHIAPFVAEMLYQQIKPLLPANEQVDSVHYLMIPDEDTSLDDPELERAMSRMMNIVDLVRVLRDQMVIPIKRPVRQVVIVHPDQQYIDDVRKVAGYIKDEVNAFEIVMSSGENYLETKLDANFEVLGKKYRKEMPAIRKGIQAMTQNEVAKFLHDKKGVVVGKELTIEDVKVLRQVKEGIADFQSNTDNDVVVLVDKRQDQELIDSWRAREFVNRVQQLRKKARLVVTDEVDVYFEAEEADLTASILHSKDQINQTLRGVWTTMDQKPSDAELVAEEDNNISGVAVRLVFTKPKA, from the coding sequence ATGGCGGGCGAaggtcagcagcagcagcagcaagaccCCCCAGCGGGGCAGCAGGGCGTACCGGTGACGAACTATCCCGATGTGCTCGACTTCTcgaagatggaggaggaggtgctggcgaTGTGGCGGGAGAAGGATTGCTTCCGCACTTCCATGAAGCTCTCCGAGGGCCGCCAGCCGTTCAGCTTCTACGACGGCCCACCGTTCGCGACTGGCCTGCCGCACTACGGCCACATCTTGGCTGGCACCATCAAGGACATGGTCACTCGCTTCGCCTACCAGACGAACCACCACGTCATCCGTCGCTTCGGCTGGGACTGCCACGGTCTGCCGGTGGAGTACGAGATCGACAAGATGCTCGGCATCAAGACGTCTCACGACGTGGCGAAGCTCGGCATTGACAAGTATAACGACGAGTGCAAGAAGATCGTCACCCGCTACGTGGACGAATGGAGGAAGACCGTCGAGCGCGTTGGCCGCTGGATCGACTTTGACAACGACTACAAGACGATGCACCTCACATACATGGAGAGTATCTGGTGGGTTTTCTCGCAGCTGTGGGAGAAGAAGATGGTGTACCGCGGCTTTCGCGTGATGCCGTACTCGACCGCCTGCACGACGCCGCTGAGCAACTTCGAGGCTAACTCCAACTACAAGGAAGTCAGCGACCTCGCCGTGACGGTCGCCTTCCAGGCCCGCGCCGACCCCAACACATACTTCCTGGCCTGGACCACCACGCCGTGGACGTTGCCGAGCAACCTCAGTTTGTGCGTGCACCCCGAGCTGGACTACGTGAAGGTGCTGGACAACAAGTCGAAGCGACACTACTGGCTCGCAGAGGCCCGCCTGGCGGAGGTGTACCCGAAGAAGGACAGCAAGAAGGCCTCCAAGGCGAAGGACGTGGACAACGCCGCGGAGGCCGATGCCGCGCCGTACACGGTCGTCGAGAAAGTCAAGGGCGCGCAGCTAGTGGGCGAGAAGTACGTGCCACTTTTCCCGTACTTTGAGTCGTCCATGAGCGCCACGGCCTTCCGCGTCATCTCCGGTACCTACGTGACGACAGACGCTGGTACAGGTATCGTGCACCAGGCCCCCGCTTTCGGTGAGGATGATTACCAGGCGTGCCTCGACGCCGGCATCTTCGAGAAGGGCGGCAAGTTCGTCTGCCCGGTCGACGAGAACGGCATGTTCACGAGCGAGGTGACGGATTTCGCCGGCAAGTACGTCAAGGCGGCGGATCCGGAGATTATCAAAGCGCTCGAGACGAAAGGGCACCTCTTTCACAAGGCGTCGATTGTGCACAGCTACCCCttctgctggcgcagcgacaCCCCCCTCATCTACAAGGCTGTCGAGTCGTGGTTTGTCAACGTCGAGGCCTTCCGCGACCGCCTCATCGAGTGCAACGACAAGACGTACTGGGTACCTGATTTTGTCAAGACCCGCCGCTTCTCCAACTGGCTCGCCGAGGCGCGTGACTGGAACGTGTCACGCAACCGTTACTGGGGCACGCCGATGCCGGTCTGGCACAGCGAGGACTGGGAGGAGGTTGTGTGCATCAGCAGCATCAAGCAGCTCGAGGAGCTCTCCGGCGTCACCGGCATCACCGACATCCACCGCCAGTTCGTCGACGATATCACGATCCCAAGTAAGCGGCCTggcatgccgccgctgaagcgTGTGCCGATGGTGTTTGACTGCTGGTTCGAGTCCGGCTCGATGCCGTACGCCCAGGAGCACTTCCCTTTCGAGAACCAGGAGAAGTTCAAGAGCCTGTTTCCGGCCGACTTTGTGTCGGAGGGCTTGGACCAGACGCGCGGCTGGTTCTACACCCTTCTCGTGCTCGGCGTTGCCCTCTTCGACGTCTCCCCTTTCCGCAACGTCGCCGTCAGCGGGCTCGTGCTCGCCGAGGACGGTAAGAAGATGAGCAAGCGCCTCAAGAACTACCCTGAGCCGAAGGTGGTGATCGACACGTACGGCGCGGATGCCCTGCGCATGTACATGATTAGCTCCCCGGTTGTGCGCGCCGAGCCGCTGCGCTTCCGCGAAGCAGGTGTGAAGGCCGTGGTCAAGGACATCCTTCTGCCTCTGTTCAACGCCGCGAAGTTCTTCATCTCGAACACAAACTACTGCACTGCGGCCGGTGGTCAGGTGTCGCTGCAGGTTCGCAGCACAAACGAGATGGACCGCTGGATTCTCGCCTCGTGCCAGAGTCTGCTGCGCTACGTGAAGGCGGAGATGCGGCTGTACCACCTGTACAACGTCGTCCCCGGCATTCTGCGTTTCGTCGGTGACCTGTCCAACTGGTACGTGCGCATgaaccgccgccgcatgaAGAACGCCACGGACAGCGAGGACCGCTCGCAGGCGCTGTCGACGATGCTGTACCTCCTCTTCTCGGTGTCCCGCATTGTGGGCCACATCGCCCCCTTTGTGGCAGAAATGCTTTACCAGCAGATcaagcccctcctcccggcGAACGAGCAAGTGGACTCCGTGCACTACCTCATGATCCCCGACGAGGATACCTCCTTGGACGACCcggagctggagcgcgcCATGTCCCGCATGATGAACATTGTGGATttggtgcgtgtgttgcGCGATCAGATGGTCATTCCGATCAAGCGGCCGGTGCGTCAGGTTGTCATTGTTCACCCGGACCAGCAGTACATCGACGACGTGCGCAAGGTGGCGGGCTACATCAAGGATGAGGTGAACGCGTTCGAGATTGTGATGTCGAGTGGCGAGAATTACCTGGAGACGAAGCTGGACGCAAACTTCGAGGTGCTTGGCAAGAAGTACCGCAAGGAGATGCCCGCGATCCGCAAGGGTATCCAGGCCATGACGCAGAATGAGGTGGCCAAGTTCCTGCACGACAAGAagggcgtcgtcgtcggcaaGGAGCTGACCATCGAGGAcgtgaaggtgctgcgccaggtAAAGGAGGGCATTGCCGACTTCCAGAGCAACACTGACAACGACGTCGTTGTGCTGGTTGACAAGCGCCAGGATCAGGAACTGATTGACTcgtggcgcgcgcgtgagtTCGTGAACCGCGTACAGCAGCTGCGTAAGAAGGCGAGGCTAGTGGTGACGGACGAGGTGGATGTGTACTttgaggcggaggaggcggatcTGACGGCGTCCATCCTCCACTCTAAGGACCAGATTAATCAGACACTGAGGGGCGTGTGGACGACGATGGACCAGAAGCCTAGCGACGCCGAGCTCgtcgcggaggaggacaatAACATCTcgggggtggcggtgcgcctcGTCTTCACCAAGCCCAAGGCTTAA
- a CDS encoding RNA helicase, putative gives MASSSPELPVTEARASIVRMIRKNKAVIVVGETGSGKTTQIPQYVWDDILSKRPGGGIVGCTQPRRVAAVSIARHVARQRGGKVGGEVAYAVRFDDTCTSATRIKFLTDGILLREIQADPVLSKYGCIILDEAHERTLHGDVLFGLLKTIARQREDSLKIVVMSATLNAEHFSKFWWDAPIGVVHGRMFPVTIMHTVEPQADYVEAAISAILLIHQTEPPGDVLCFLTGQEEVEDAKRILLERMKLLPNDVPDFSVLTLYAAMPYEQQLLVFEPSLNEQRKVILATNIAETSITVEGIRYVVDSGVVKAKYYNSKSGMEMLTEVDISRAQATQRTGRAGRVAAGKCYRLYTANAFENLSENTIPEIRRSSLLSVVLQMKSLHIHNILAFEFMDMPRPRAVAKAEETLMLLQALDKAGHITALGARLTDFPIEPMPAMVLLAAKAFGVAREAVIVIAMASTDNLFLTSREFKESADRCRAAFAKSAGDHATLLSIYQAYCRSPRDQRKTWCESNAMSHRQMLKVEDVITQLQSILEEKNDSELLAKIIPASLRYLRVGAGGDLSNLPHKRPRDEGGDDASDLLERYEELRHGGGGLSTGSTERKGKLLDAELLRRALCFGYFLNAAFYNAKLGMYQTIVGQLPVYIHPSSVLFTHRKKPALVIFNSVVRTTKRYMKDVSVVQEEWLQDAAPDFLTAAS, from the coding sequence atggcgagcagcagcccagAACTCCCCGTGACCGAAGCACGAGCCTCCATTGTGCGCATGATCCGCAAGAACAAAgccgtcatcgtcgttgGCGAGACCGGATCGGGCAAGACGACGCAGATTCCGCAGTACGTGTGGGACGATATCCTGAGTAAGCGGCCTGGTGGTGGCATAGTAGGgtgcacgcagccgcgccgtgtCGCGGCCGTCAGCATTGCACGGCACGTTGCTCGGCAACGCGGCGGAAAAGTCGGCGGCGAAGTGGCCTACGCTGTCCGCTTCGATGACacgtgcaccagcgccacacGCATCAAGTTTCTCACGGACGGCATTCTGCTGCGTGAGATTCAGGCTGACCCTGTGCTGTCTAAGTACGGCTGCATCATCCTCGATGAGGCCCACGAGCGCACGTTGCATGGAGACGTGCTCTTTGGCCTGCTGAAGACGATCGCGCGTCAGCGCGAGGACTCGCTGAAGATCGTGGTCATGTCCGCTACGCTGAACGCGGAGCACTTTTCGAAGTTTTGGTGGGACGCCCCAATCGGCGTCGTGCATGGCCGCATGTTTCCGGTGACCATCATGCACACGGTGGAGCCGCAGGCGGACTACGTCGAGGCAGCTATTAGCGCCATCCTGCTGATCCACCAGACGGAGCCGCCTGGCGATGTTCTGTGTTTCCTGACGGGCCAGGAAGAAGTCGAGGACGCGAAGCGCATTCTGCTGGAGCGCATGAAGCTGCTGCCCAACGACGTGCCGGACTTCTCAGTTCTGACCCTGTACGCCGCGATGCCGtacgagcagcagctgcttgtCTTTGAGCCAAGCCTGAACGAGCAGCGCAAGGTGATCCTCGCCACCAACATCGCTGAGACATCTATCACGGTGGAGGGTATCCGCTACGTCGTGGACAGCGGCGTGGTGAAGGCGAAGTACTACAATAGCAAGTCCGGGATGGAGATGCTGACGGAGGTGGACATCAGCCGCGCGCAGGCCACGCAGCGCACGGGGCGCGCCGGTCGCGTGGCAGCTGGCAAGTGCTACCGCCTCTACACCGCCAACGCGTTTGAGAATCTGAGCGAGAACACGATTCCAGAAATACGCCGAAGTAGTTTGCTCAGCGTTGTGCTTCAAATGAAAAGCCTCCACATCCACAATATCCTTGCGTTCGAATTCATGGACATGCCTCGCCCGCGCGCTGTCGCGAAGGCGGAAGAgacgctgatgctgctgcaagcCCTCGACAAGGCGGGCCACATCACGGCCCTGGGCGCCCGTCTGACGGACTTTCCGATTGAACCGATGCCCGCGATGGTTCTCTTGGCCGCGAAGGCCTTCGGCGTTGCCCGTGAGGCTGTTATCGTGATTGCCATGGCCAGCACTGACAACCTCTTTCTCACCTCGCGCGAGTTCAAGGAGTCTGCtgaccgctgccgcgccgcctttgccaAGTCTGCCGGCGATCACGCGACGCTCCTTAGCATCTACCAGGCGTACTGCCGCTCGCCGCGCGACCAGCGCAAGACGTGGTGTGAGTCCAACGCCATGAGCCACCGGCAAATGCTAAAGGTCGAGGACGTCATTACCCAGCTGCAAAGCATTTTGGAAGAGAAGAACGACAGTGAGCTACTCGCCAAGATTAtccccgcctctctgcgGTACCTGCGAGTGGGCGCTGGTGGTGATTTGTCTAATCTGCCGCACAAGCGCCCCCGGGACGAAGGCGGTGATGACGCCAGCGATCTGCTGGAGCGCTACGAAGagctgcggcacggcggcggtgggttGTCTACCGGATCAACCGAGCGCAAGGGGAAACTGCTTGACGCAGAACTGCTGCGTCGTGCTCTCTGTTTTGGCTACTTCCTGAACGCCGCCTTCTACAACGCGAAACTAGGCATGTACCAGACCATCGTTGGGCAGTTGCCGGTGTACATCCACCCTTCCAGCGTCCTCTTTACCCACCGCAAGAAGCCTGCTTTGGTGATCTTTAACAGCGTCGTGCGCACCACGAAGCGATACATGAAGGACGTGTCGGTGGTGCAAGAGGAGTGGCTGCAGGACGCCGCGCCAGATTTTCTGACGGCGGCCTCGTAG